The Pyrenophora tritici-repentis strain M4 chromosome 9, whole genome shotgun sequence sequence TTCCACCCTATCGAGATTGGCGACACAGAAGACGCGGAAGCAGGCAGTTCAGCAGCGGCCGGCAAAGGCAAAGGTGTTGACCGTTCTGGTGGCGCCGGGGGATTCAACCCAATGTCGGAGCCGACGTCAACGATTAATAGCAGCACTTCCAAGGATGATTCGCAAAAGCATCTTGAGGTCAGCCGCGCGCAGATCCAACGAGAAACATCCGACCCAGGCGATACGTCACCTTTTGATCCATTCAATGAGCAGTCGCAGCATCGCTCAGTCTTGCGCAACCTCTCCAACGCCTCCTCGTCCGAGTCATCGTTTGCAGATTCCTGTCAAAACTCATCACGACAAGAGGGCCAGAATAGCCTTGCACCTGGGTCATCTTACGCGCCTAGTCCGAATGCTTCGGGCGTGAATTTAAGCCAAGGCGAGACTCCACCCCAGGACACGACCGGCACGGAGTCAATGTTTAATTTCCAGAGTCTTACAAAGGCTCTGAATCCAGAGGGAGAACATAAAAATGAAAACAAGCCTCAGTATATTGAGGATGTCGGAGAGGCGGCTACAGAGTCGAAAACAAGTTATGTGAACGGCAAAGCGCCCGAGGCTCCAGCCGATGTAGAGACTAAGCCATCGGAGACGTTGGCTGATAGCACAATGACACTCAAGCCAAGCGAAGACGCGCCGAAGGAGTCTGATGCATACCAAGCAGACGATATCAGCCCGGCGCCACCTGTCCAATACGTTTCTGACGGCCACTCACATCTCGATCAAAAGCACGTCGGAGAAGTGAGCATGGTCCATGGCCTAAACCATGAGGCCACGCAATAGTGTTTCCACGAACACGGAACACATTTCCTCTATTTATCATTCCACCTCACTCCTATCAATTGCATTCATTCGGTGTTCACACGGCGCAAGGGAGCCGTGGTGCATCTCACGGACTGGTGTCTCATTATTCACTTTTAAACAATCGCTATGGTTTCTTTGGTTTCGGTCAATTTCGTTCAAGGGTATGGGTCCGCGCACGGAGGTCGAACATCGTGGGACGATGAAATTGTGGTCGATGCTGAGACAACTCATCTAAGCGTAACACATCCAATGGTATTGGATGTTGGGGCCTTAGGCATCACATGCAGCATATACAGAAAGATAAATGTGGTTGTAGATTGATATGGCCCTCAATTAGCACAAAGCTTCAACACGCCTAACAATGATCGACCTGAACCGCTTCGGCTCCTGCATATGCGGCAACCCCGCTAGTTCTCTCCTCCAATTTTACCAATACCGCTATCCAGCTGCTCGGCTCGGCTCCTGCGCTTGGTGTCTTCGTACACCGCTCCTCCGTCACCTGCTTCATTCTTGGCACACCTCGTCGTCTGATCTATCGTATAGCGGCCTCTACCGTCCTGGACGGTGTCGTTTGGTTGCTTCGTGATATGTATTGTCTCGTGATTGCGTTCGTGTCATCCATGCCGTATTTCGCATTCTCAAGTCTGTAGTCGCATTCGTTCACCATCTGCTCATTCAGTACACCAAGCTCTTCATGTCGCGGTATGACAGCAAAGCGCTGGACTGCCTTGAGAAGTATATCGAGACGAGGTCCATGGTAGTGCGCATGACGGCGTGTGGCTTTCCCGGGTGTAGCAGATCGAGAAGAGTAAGAGACCAGCAGGCGATTTGCACAATGAGCAGGAAGGCAATGCAGACGCGGAATGAGGTTTCTTTGGCCATTTTTCGCTGAATGTTTGG is a genomic window containing:
- a CDS encoding RPAP2-Rtr1 domain containing protein, with the translated sequence MAKETSFRVCIAFLLIVQIACWSLTLLDLLHPGKPHAVMRTTMDLVSIYFSRQSSALLSYRDMKSLVY